The DNA sequence TCAACTTCTTAAACGAGTTAttagaaatttaaagattttttttttcttttcgtagtTCAGATGAAATATCATTTATAAGCATGAAATCAAAAGATGCGTACAATACTGATGTAGAAGCAATATTAGATTGTAAACTCCAGAAACTTCAcattataagtaaaatttacaaCTTTTTAGAGCTGTTGGTGCATAAagctttgttattttaattttattatttttaaaagctacaTCCTTAGTTAAATGCCTTATCCTAGAGTTCAGTTACATTTCTTCTAAAATgattcttttaaatgaaaattttattaatttaaaatttcttttttatttaaatactaatatttaaatttaactaaatacttttaaaatgctaGTCAAAAGCatgcaagaaattttaaaaagaaatataagaaATACAATAGTTTGTCCACTGTAATAGGAAATTTGAGTTGATTGTTTCAAAGCAGGGTACGTATTACCGGTAGAATTAGATATGAAAAATATAATCATCCAGTATTGCAGGTTGACAGGCAGTATCTTGAACATAATACGAACAAATATGTCAAGTTATATCACTGAGCAAGAATAAATACGACGGGTACCCCCCTCAAAAGGGCGCACCACCCTAAATACcacaaaaatgttttatgtagtaagcctcccccccccaataccccttaacccccccccccccctctaaaaaaattaaacgccGCAATCTGCTCCATGAAACCTCTAGGTGGACACCCCTAGAATAAGAATAAGTAACATACTTATTTAAAGCCAAATGCTATTCTATTTCTCAGAACCCCTCCCTCCctcctttttttcctcttttctttgaGGCTTTGTTCAATACACTAGTAGCAACATTAAAAgattaaatcaaatatttttgttgcacCACTTCTAGAAAAATCTTTTAAGTcaacaagatttttttcactcaaaaatttgttcaaaaacgTGTGGATCATTGGATGTAAAACGAACACaattttatactaaaatttattttatcattaaggATTTCAATAAAATTGGTGCAGAGGGGTGACACATTcatagaaatctttttttttacattaaaatacgaACCCCATTATGATACATACCATTTCAATAAATacatcttttaaaaaactttctgaagaggtgcattttggaaaaagaccttatttaaattttaatatcatGAACAGTTTGGATATTGAgccttcaaattttatttatgttttttggatttttatattGCTGTACTTTCAAATTGTATGAATaccttgaaatgtttttaaagactttttatgTGTTATCGATATttaatgtgaccagatttttcaagctaaaaatcagCACACATgacggggggggagggggagagtagtttttttttcccccacaggcttcatattttatgtaacagaaaaatgcaataatgaaaagaatttattttcccccGTTCGCGGTCAACACCTGACGCTTAACAGCTCCTCCTCTTCAATCCAAATCATGGTGGAGGTAGTTCAGCGTATTTAACATtgaagaataacattttacatgacGTTCTTACGCTTAttgacagcaaaaaatcgaaaaagcgttttaaaaaatctagattgtatgttatatttcttgtgtgacgtactttaaacaaaaaaagcgggactttttcgacaaagcgggcagggccgatcctagcaggtgtgcagagtgtgcgccgcacaagggcggccaaagcaaggggcggccgccgcccgcatcatatagttcttataatcgagtaaaattcctcaagaatttctcacaagataacttataataattagaataaatatgctgatttttaaatgttcaattgtcaaagtatgtgtcgatttcccgacagcatagcatagtttaagaaaaatagaatgatagggaacattgtgttggttcattgtccattaatatctactcttaacacacatatgcttcatttggttgcaaagtttgtgacagaaacGTAATCAGTCATGGATACAGaagaggggaaaggcccccttctgaagcatgaaatggtgcagtctaaaaggagcaccgagggcggccactaatgtttaccccccaagcttttatagacctaaacaatgaagacgtattatatttattaaaaaaaaagctatattgattagatactctcgcggcacattaggtctttgcacacgggcggccgacacccagGATCGGCCCTGAAAGCGGGACACTTTGGCTGGACATTCCCGCAGCgggacagtaagacaaaaagcgggacgtctggtcacattatCGATATTGCCCTTTATGTTAAATTTAATCACAATCTACTATTGTGCAGCCAAGCCAAGAGTGCCCCAGTGAGAGATCGCTGTGATCttgcaaaaatttctttattcggagAATTCTGTTTGACGATTCCGAAAATTTGagacaaaactgcaatttttaataCCCAACTGTCtttttttaacacacttttattagcttcacctgtatgcatttatgtatgtatatatgtatgtatcttgtaacggaatcttgcaactcaaatttcgcccacttcctgcgaccggattcttttgaaatttggcacgcgatctcagaaacagacaatgcaatattctataataaaGTTAATTAACTATTGATTgctagtttattccaattttaatcaatattttgtcataaatccaacaatgtgaagaaaaatttaaaaaaaaaattgctcgcaaaaataatttaaaaatatctataaaaaacctttgatttttctgcattaaaCAATGTTTGTTCCAACGTTTCAAGATATAGAACAtgagttacaagtatattcagtaagttaccgccctattgccagggctatggcagaaatacaccgccagctcagtcatttccagccgaggactgcagtttcgtgcttattagcactcatcagcccggcataggagtgactgaactggaggtggaaaacctcttaaggaagcctagagtgccaaacaaactggtagctaatacagaattagcactgaccagacgagtgaccgaaccaatggttcggtttaactcgaatattgaaggcaaggcatattCAGTAAGTCACCGCCCtattgccagggctaaggcattTCTGCctgaactgaaaagtaaaaaataaactttggaTGACAAGGTTCATTTTGCTACaagagcgtgtttttttttagctttttaaactattattttattataagttATATTTATGTGCTTATATGTACTACTATATCTAAAGACCTATCCAATTCAGTACTTTGtatgcaacaaaatattttaggtaagcaataacatgaaatttttaatttaaaactttttgacttaaaaataaaattttatttctctgaTTTAAGTAAACTTCATTCTGTGTCAGACTGAaaattatatctattttacaaaactcttgaattttaagtaaatgtgacaaaaaaaaaaaaaagaaaattaatttgaattctgaaattttgaatttaaattatgtttttcgcaatcacgaactgagacagtaCCCTAcccattggagttattgtttctagaaacagctcctgtcccccccccccaagcctgcctctcctcctgggcggttacgtgtgcatagttgtgtgtgtaagtgtgtaggctagtgtgtgtgcgtagacctgtgcgtatgcacgtaggcgtgtgtgtgtgtgagtgtgcatgtATGTAGGACATAGACGCTTCCGacaaggagaagcggatagctcaggaccggagcagccgcgccgcctgcagaggacggtgggtggtggtgctgcaaaggcttctggtccaagctggaaAAGGCActgacaccaaaaacggtcaaatgagaacaacaagcaatcgtgattgctcaaaaaaaaaaaaaaaaaaaaaatttgaattctgaaattttgtattcaaattatgtttttcgcaatcacgaactgagtcaggaccctactcattggagttattgtttctagaaacggctcttgtcccccccaagtctgcctctcctcctgggcgattacttgtgcatagttgtgtgtgtgtgtagacatgtgtgtatgcacgtaggcgtgtgtgaagtcgtgtgtgtatgtgtgtgaacgtgcgtgtgtgtaggacatggacgcctccgaccatgagaagcggatagctcaaaaccggaacagccgcgccgccagcagaggacagtgggcggtggtgctgcaaaggcttgtggtccaagttgaaaaaggtacggacaccaaaaacggtcaaatgaaagcaataagcaatcgtgattgctcaaaaaaaaaaaaaaaaaaaaggagggggaggaTTCAGTTTTTTTGACTATAGTtcaaattgaaattcaaataCAATAACTACATTACataccagcaaaaaaaaaaaaaaaaaaacataatcaagTGTAATTACCAAAAGTTTCTATTTACAttgatgaatttttttactacacactttttaaaaactaaagttgtTTCTTAATACAAGCAGTAGAATTCAAAAGAAATTGCAAGCATCTATAATTTcgtgaaataaattcaatattaaatATAAGCAATTTACaatccaaaaattttcattttctgaatGCAAATTTCTTGAAATCACATCAATTTCAAAGTCTTCTGAAGGAATTTCAAGCTAAATTCTAAAGGAAAATCAAGCTAAAAAGTGGGAGAAGTAaaaactttttgctgaaaaagtagGAATTTTTGCTGACAAGTAGGACAATTCCTTCttaagtaggaaaaagtaggaggGAAATGAGCTATGTGCTTattgaatgacagtaatttttcatcgtgtctgcgagaagttttcttttttattcttatgaaattacattacaccataaactgtctgaagcctctaatttacctcaaagaaaatacgtgaaatggaatgttttacccttttcggtAATAATTGTGAATCACCGCAGGTAAGCGTATTTGCTGGAGTAGCGAATTGTTGcatcaaaataaagttatttttattcgcatgaaaaaaaaagtcgctcttgaagcgattggcaccaaaattgaaaaaagattcacatccaaatttcatccagaacgtagcattacttctcgAGATATGGCactcgcaatgaaaaagaaagaacgttcgattgcaccaccgctttttcagctattgacgccaaaatagaatcagctgttgtaccctctaagggctacttgtcggtaaatttttgttttattccgttcattatttcttgtgatatagcagtcacaagtgacgacaaaaaacgttctatagctcagcccccgtttgagctattagcactaaaattgaatcagcacctgcacaTGTTAGGGGacacatatggatcaaattttgtttcattccgccacttccttcctgaggaatagcaggcacgcataactcaagaaacgttccattgctccaccccccttggaggaattcgcgccaaaaacgaaaccaatgggcacaagttcgcatagggacatgtgtaccaaatttcgttcgattttaatgcagtagtttttgttgtagaggcCCACAAAAACCAGTCACACACATatggacacacacacagacattttccaaaaatggtcgacatggactcggcacacctcaaaatgttcgaatccgtcgaaattcgaaaattttgcacgaatctaatactttcttctacagggtgttccgttttaatctgcaagacctttattttctcaaCTCTTAGTCCTAgggtgtatacttccaattgcaaaaatgttcaaaattagatgcagagttaagatattgaaagtttgaagcaaaaataaaaataagtcaaaaaatacaaaatttaactttttatacgggcttcaggtcccctaacttatgtgtagggaaataatctccattgaaaaataattccaatacaaaaaACCTGACATTTCTGCGACCAAACCTtggggagatattccagtttaaagttttaagtgactatacaaaagatgagattggatcttatcaccctttcagaagaatgacaagtggtcaaagtaagaaaaacaaagtatttatatttttcattgctattcataAATTCAtgtaaatgttatgccatgacaagggcgcccatataggggggcaagtggggctcaagcccccccccccccttagaaatgagaacttccttgatttagtgcttttttttgtgaaaatgtataaaaatttctttttcagccattaatgaataagttattaaaaatgtcaaattttaatcaatttccATGGGGAAAACATTCTGCTAAagtatggggaaaatttttgaggccccccccttaaaattttgcatatgggcgcccttgtgccatgatatgcaaaaacacacaacaaaacctcGAGCAATTTTATAAAATACACTCTATGCACGCATATAATTCTAAatacttgttaaccgctatatttccccccccaaaaggcgttattgacggcgagtgaaaagtggtgtaagtcacaaaatgctgagttTTATATTTCcgtgaatattggtcatactaatttaaaactttttgtgttggagttATTTttatggagattatttccttaaatataagttagaggatatggggcccgtataaaaaggtaaattttgtatttttttactttttatttttacttcaaattttcaatatcttaactctgcatttgattttgaaaaaatttgcaattggaagtatacatcttgactaacagttgcgaaaataaaggtcttgcaggttaaaacagaacaccctgtctatattagatatagaagaaagtaaaaattacatCAATAAAACTATTACACTACTGTACATAATGTTCTAAttagtcaaagttttaaaactaagGAAAGTCACTCATTTTCTTTTGAATCATTAatgaagtgctttttttttcttttcattgcttaagTCAAGCAGACTTCGCattcaaaaagtttcttttttgtgtaaaattaggtTTATCAGGAAAAAACACCTAATAGATGAAATGGAACAGCAAAActttatctaaatacaaaatttccagattactgaTTTCCATCATTTAATATTGATAAGAAACGAAAGTACTTAACGTTATATGTTGCAAATAACCTttataagtgtactggtggatatcagcCATAAAACCATGAGAATTATTGTACACTAAtcttccatttcttttttttttttaaattatcgatatgcctcgtattacctattctagaaaatcatcaCTCAATATGACTGGTGCAAATTTCTTGAACATTTCCATTTTAATCCATTAGTCGAAACAAGAAGCCTAACAAGTAGGGTCCTATCACAAtttgcgattgcgaaaaacataatttgaattcaagacatcaaaattcaaatgggTGCTggatgttcttttctttttttgttgctgCAAGGTCTCGAATTTGCGCATTTGGAGTTGTGGATGTTTGGATTACGGGTGTTTGAATTAAAGAGTTTCTAATGTATTTCATCTTTATTTACATCACAATACAAACATCTTAATATGTTTACTGCGCTGAACGGCTCAGGATTAGAAACTTATCATCGTAGAGTTTGACCACCAATTAGatgcaagggcacccatatgcaaaattgtaaggggggctcagatattttcctcatgggtTAGGaaggtattttctccatggaaacagatttcaggacagattaaagtcattaaaatatttcatttttaataacttattcattaatggctggagaataaatgtttttacatttttgcaaagaaaaaagtaccaaaagcaaggaagttctaatttcaaagggggagttcaagcccccccccccttgcccccctatatgagcgcccttgattagatggaaaggcaaacatctggtttacaggcggaaatgggcgTATCTATTCATTTTCAGGGATACCAGCTTTTGCAGGTTTATGTTAGCTTTTAAATTAAGCATAGGCAAATTCAATGAGCGGAAAAGGCGAATTTTTTCTTTCCCCCTCACTCAGATAGACTCGTCTGAACTGGATGTTttccaattccatacaatccgtgggcAGACTGTAACACGATATATGAtatgatttttaacaaataaacagtTGGTCGTCACTTTTGGCGACTAAGACTTGATTTTTTTGGTagtcattttcaatgaaataatcaCCCGTTGGTGACCGCTAATCAAGATCTTTATTACGGTGCAGCAAATTTTAATGTCCTACACTTCATAGCTTCAACATATatttatgtcttgagaattttcTGTAATTCACATTTTGCTTATTCCCTAGATCACGAACGAGCCTTTGTGTTTGTGAGGGTGTTTGCAGGAGACGAAATGAGCAAACGAAAAAAATTTGTCCTCCTTACGTGGGTGAGTCCGGAAGTCAGTGCCCTCAAACGTGGTAGAGTGTCCATCGACAAAGCCCTAGTCAAACAAGTCGTACAGGTATATGCACTGATTTTTGAAAATCCATTCATTTCATTTTAGcttaaaataagtaatataaaaattttcagttgtttGTAAAAGTTTAATTCGTAGCGTTTTATTAAGTTTCGAAACAAATAAGTTCTgattatatacataaaaatgtatACTGGATCATACCCCTTTCCATTCGCACCTCCAGCTACAACATATGGTACAAATgtaatatacccccccccccccccatttggcgacatccgatttttttgcacaaatctatatatatagatacagtcggatcccgacttacgcgagggatgcgttccaagacccctcgcgcaagtccaaatttcgcgttgtggaacaacgtatgttgAGAAATTTTTTATACGCATATCCAATTATTTCAGATATGCgtttaacacccctcaaattgttataaaccatttcttaactatatattaccgcatcttttataaagaactgactttttactgttAGATAAAGCGTtactttttaacataaattactgttattaagcacaaaatcaatgttcAATGAGATACATGAACTAAAACAGTAgggtacttacattaagtacattactgcattattGTAATAGCACCGAAAAGTAGATATtgtaaacttaattataattttttaaaaataatgaagatgatggtttatgcagtgtAGAAACACCCCTATTTCTGGCCTGTTTAAGTCACAATGAAacagcagcttccattttcatgatgttcgAATTTTGCTCAGatactactctgcgagcttcagtattaaaactaagttctgaacgtttacagatttccttttcttaaattttaattgtacACATGAAGATTAACTCATACTTAATTGTCTTGCTACCTTTGAAGCACtttataatagggaagttgcaacctattaaatgttcatattttggctattggatattgttaattgacactcaaaactaaaaaattcaccatcgccgaattttaaaacaccgtgattgatttttaatgaatttttaaaaatccacgcgcaaaagtgcgctcttctgaaatgtcacgagcttacgtcacaggacactaatgggcagccttccgccgaagatcccttgttttcgctagggacattttcagcgcgctgatatttttattttttagaaattcaataatccttttgaacacactagggaggccggattcgttaaagcacaatctaaataatcttcctcatgtaacatcaattatgatattcgaatatttcggAGAGGAGAGgggaggtttaatgttccagaaacgcgaggagttaaatgcgaggggATAAGCCTTTTaagtttcatcttcgaagtcgaatgcacgtccttcggcttctcccctatcggaagagcgtatgacatcacttcctatgccatttgacgtcacaagcgcttgaactttaaaaattaatttaaaaaaaactacttatcgtattgcaaaatttttttcacctatgatgttcatacatgttactctattatataaaaataagattgaaaaatcgaaaacttccctattgttcaagcatatcaaaaaaatttaccttttcttgcatttctctttttctttccactttcgCGAACTTTAGATGAAAGAGATCGTTTGGGAGTcattctattttatcaacttttcatatgtagaatgaaaaaaatatcagttaaaaatcggagcggttattactaaaacaaagcgttgtttagattaatccagtgtgtgaacttccgctttcagtgatgctaaagggatgaaagtccattcacaaaaccaatatttagtgtcaacgaagcccattctctcgctccgccgctcctttccaaaaaaatttcatgttgcaggtgagcaatttgcgtcagcaataaaaaaattcatttctcatgaaaaactcgcgttatagccaattcgcgcaagtcggatcgcgttgtagcgagatCCGACTGTACATCTATACTATATCACCTAAAGTATTGGGACACATTCAGAAATTAACAATTTTActgatttctcgagaaataagagattAATTGTTCTGTACTTATGTCACATACAAGATATGCTACAGCTCTGTCATTTTCCCATAAAAAATCACCCATGCGTTTAACAGATcagaaaaaaattgaggaaaacaaacttttttgatcATTCTTCATTgcaaatagctgagaataagatgaacatttctgaaattcattACCATattctgtgcattcatttgcatactttcgagaaaatatcactgatattcacaaAAAGTATTAGAATtgtttttttcaaactacaatttttttttgaaggttttttatcATAACGTGCAACACTTTCCATCAAACCTTAACCAAGTTTCAGAAAACTTAACAGCATGCAAGGTGCACACATTGAACGCTGGTAATGGAAGGTATTGCTTTCCATTTAATAAACTGATGAAACACCTAACATGCATTTGTTTTCCTTACTCTGACGATACAGCAAACTTGTTTCttacaatgtaataaaatattcttgAATCTGTGAAGCATTATGGCTCAAACGGCATATTCATACAACAATtcttgcttttctatgaatttttaaaatgtgttgacTTTTCGGACATCCTGTATATTATGTATCTCATTCATATCCACTTTCATTAATAAGCATTAAAAGCTTAAGtgaaaagtaaatgagaaaatcTTTTTCAATGTTTCAGAATTTTGCCGTGGAGCTTCAACTTGAATCACCTGAGGAGTTGACAGAAGATTTTCTCAGGGCTCATGTAGATAAAGTTGGTGGTGCAAATTATGGAACTGGTACTCGAAGTTAAGGCTGGaccttattttgtatttaaaaacataagtCTTGTCATAATTGTGTAACTTTTTTTACCATGCGTGTTTATATGATATGCCATTAGAATGTTAAGCTCTCTGAATAAAGTTGTTTATACTATATGCAAGTTAGTTATGGTTAGACATTTACACAAATGAATATGAAcactttaatgaaaataatagtggggcattaaattttttctgtaattcCTTCAACTGACGAAACGAAATTAAAAGACAAAATTAGCATCAAAACTATTTCTGAAGCCACATCAAAAGTAGAAGCGACTTACTTGGAAATTGCAAGTGTTTTTCATTTCAGTATCTATAT is a window from the Uloborus diversus isolate 005 chromosome 6, Udiv.v.3.1, whole genome shotgun sequence genome containing:
- the LOC129224559 gene encoding coactosin-like protein codes for the protein MATSVDKEALRDAYQDVRADTSETNWALFRYKGSEIIHDNSGESLDELRQSLSDHERAFVFVRVFAGDEMSKRKKFVLLTWVSPEVSALKRGRVSIDKALVKQVVQNFAVELQLESPEELTEDFLRAHVDKVGGANYGTGTRS